The following coding sequences are from one Coffea arabica cultivar ET-39 chromosome 11e, Coffea Arabica ET-39 HiFi, whole genome shotgun sequence window:
- the LOC113718659 gene encoding uncharacterized protein has translation MILQIKISKYSTYLFFLISEKNHTSSTFGSNFFFLLGILKSYQTMDFPFHRSQWAKPSASNFYEPTIARGIPVRPEEVKTATRMTPKVVQIPVHFVRSESAPDRFKPASIIQKIFRGFLTRKNVRKIMAIKKEVDEIEARIWWSDEVAFRKKDGKERLKVNEMLMALLFVLDSVLSVDSGVRNLRKAVIRKVFALQERVDAVAATAASADIDRIQPEPDTLAEEEKDHQARDQVLVIQHVAAAGANSSNSEGRPPEIQDLADGAVGNSVQKVHFSVVQVPQSSDVVDFENNGSAQGVDRGDDDRADSEMKAKDCVEDAEEFGIDPKMKVDGEACLDEVTLLDILLKTRLAQRRELSNH, from the coding sequence ATGATATTACAGATAAAAATCTCCAAGTATAGtacttatcttttttttttaatctcagaAAAAAACCACACGTCTTCAACTTTCggcagcaattttttttttcttttgggaatTTTGAAAAGCTATCAAACAATGGATTTTCCCTTTCATAGAAGCCAATGGGCAAAACCCTCTGCCAGCAATTTCTACGAACCCACCATAGCCAGAGGGATCCCAGTCCGCCCTGAGGAGGTGAAAACGGCAACCAGGATGACCCCTAAGGTGGTTCAGATACCAGTCCACTTTGTCAGGTCAGAATCCGCCCCGGACCGCTTCAAGCCAGCATCAATAATTCAGAAGATCTTCAGGGGGTTTCTGACGAGAAAAAATGTGAGGAAGATTATGGCAATTAAGAAAGAAGTGGATGAGATTGAAGCCAGGATTTGGTGGAGCGACGAGGTGGCGTTCAGGAAGAAGGATGGAAAGGAGAGGCTGAAGGTGAACGAGATGTTAATGGCGCTACTTTTCGTGTTGGATTCAGTTCTCTCCGTGGATTCCGGGGTCAGGAATCTTAGGAAGGCCGTGATTAGGAAGGTTTTTGCCCTGCAAGAAAGAGTGGATGCCGTTGCTGCTACTGCTGCATCAGCTGATATCGATCGAATTCAACCTGAACCCGATACCTTAGCTGAGGAGGAGAAGGATCATCAAGCACGAGATCAGGTCCTCGTGATTCAACATGTAGCTGCTGCAGGTGCAAATTCTAGCAATTCTGAGGGTCGACCTCCTGAGATTCAAGATTTAGCTGATGGTGCTGTAGGAAATTCGGTTCAAAAAGTTCATTTTTCTGTGGTTCAAGTTCCTCAAAGTTCTGATGTTGTTGATTTTGAGAACAATGGATCTGCTCAAGGCGTTGACAGAGGAGATGACGATAGAGCTGATTCAGAGATGAAGGCCAAGGACTGTGTCGAGGATGCGGAGGAGTTTGGAATTGATCCGAAAATGAAGGTGGACGGGGAGGCCTGTCTTGACGAAGTCACGCTTCTTGACATTTTGTTGAAAACAAGGCTAGCTCAGAGGCGCGAGTTGTCGAATCACTGA